The Aedes aegypti strain LVP_AGWG chromosome 1, AaegL5.0 Primary Assembly, whole genome shotgun sequence sequence CGTCGCGCCCATCCAGCAGCAACACCGGCGCCCGATCATCTCCACCAGCCGCTGGAACCCCTGTCGGAACTTCTCGTTCATGTAGCAGTAGATGATCGGATTGTAGCAGCTGTGCGACATCGCCAGCCAGTGGAACAGGAACCACAGGTAGGGCAGCGGACGCCAGTCGGGGTCCAGCGGAACCAGCATGAAGATGTTGAACGGCAGCCAGCAGATCGTGAAGACCGCCACCACGGTGATCATCATCTTGATCATCTTACGCTTGGACTGGAGGATGCGTTGATCGCGCTGTTTGACGGATTCGCCCGGAGGGGTCTTGGCCCAGACCTTGCAGGCGATCTGGACGTAGGTGGTGATGAGGACGATCAACGGGGCGAGGAATTGGAGGGTCATCAGGGTTAGGGAGTAGCCGTGATCGGAGTGGTCGTCGGGCCACACCTCGGTGCAGATCGAGAGATCGCAGTGATCGTAGAATTCGGTCGGTTGGATCAGGGTGGAGAAGACGGGGATGGGCGCAGCGGTTGCGAGGGCACCAGTCCAAACGAGAAAGATGAGGATCCGAGCGAGTCGTTTGGTGACCCGGGGTTTGAGGGGCCACATGATTGCCAGGTAGCGATCGGCACTGATCGCGATCATGGTGTAGGCACTGACCAGCACCGAGATGGCCTGGGAGTAGTTGACGATGCGGCAGATGATCGCGCCGAAGGGCCAGTACTGCAGGACGAAGATCGACACGAACGAGAACGGGATGCAGAAGATGGTCATCAGCATGTCGCCGAGGGCGAGGTTCGCGATGAAGAGGTTGGTGACGGTGTTCATGCGGGGTAGCAAGTGGACCACGAGGAATACGGCCACGTTTCCGACGATCGAGGTCAGGAAGATCGCGCTGTACGCCAGGTAGATCAGGATCTGGAAGCGGAGCGAGGCGATTCCTTGCGGGATGTAGGACGAACTGTCGCAGTCGAAGGTTGTTGCGTTGACCTCGGATGGTTGAGTCCCGTTTTCCGGGAAGAACTCGGCAGTGAAGTTCATCGCGGAAGAGAAGGTTTTGTCGCGATCGGCGGTTCACTTGGTACTGGACAGTTGATCAAGGCCCCCTCCTCTGGAGGGTTTGTTTTGCTCTCGGTGCATCACTCAACTAGCATATCGGTGTCAAGTGATCTGCATCTCGTTAGCATGTAGGCACCAAGTCTCCGGGAACAGATGGACCGGTCATTGTTTGTGTCCGTTGCTTTTGAGATGGTGATTAGGTGGAGGACGATCGCGCGTGCCCTGGTGAAGACGACAGTGCGTTCAACTTCAAATTCGCAAGATCTCCAGACGAAGAAATGGTGAGGCAAGTGATCCGATTGGTCAATACGGTCAAAAATGCATTGCAAATCCGATCTCGATCGTTCGAAAGGCTTCCCGACTAAAATGAAGATCAcaatttgatttattgatttcaatGCAACAATCTTCATTGAGTGATCATGATGGAAAAAAATTGGCAACCAATGCATATTGAACAGAAGTTCTGGCAACACTTATTGAACTGTCAAATCAGGTCAGCGTTGCCAGCAATTCCACGCTCACGCGTGAATCGTCAAACAAAAGGTCAAATTCCGACGACTAAAGTCCAGAAACTGATTAAGTAATACAAAGTAATGTAACGTGCCTTGTTGTTCTGTCATCGAACTAAACAAAGTCACCGACCTTCCTCCGCGTATCACCCCTCGTCGTTTTCGACCGGTAATCTAATCCGGGAAGGGAACACTTCCATTCTTCTCATTGACAACGCTCGGAGCGATTCATTTACGCTTCGATTGATTCCATTCGACACGCAACGCACGGCCTACTAAAGTCAGACCTAGCCAGCAAAGGGAACGCTAGATATTCTACCGAGGCCTACTGTGTGATATGGCGAAGAATGCAGCACTCAGTGTCCCATTGTTTTCAAATCCCATTCTCATTCAACGCCATTTGAATCACTAAGTAGCACCTGTAGTCGCAACAGTTAGGGGGGCTTCGGAACAATTCGCACTCACTCGATCGCGCCGAAAAAGGGTGTGCGTTACGTTGCGTATTCTAGTTTCCAGCGGCAGTTCGATGAACGTCAAAATCCGCCTCGTTCGCGCGCTCGAGTCGACTTAATGAATCGACTCTTTTTTCCCCCATCGCCTAATTTGCATGCATTGATAATTCAAACGGATTCGGTTCGGCTTCTGTTCTGCCACCAGCGCGATCCCGGAGTGTCATAATAGGTTCATTCATTCTGGTGAGCTCTTCTGCAGACAGAATATTTCTAGTTGTCATTCGCGACTTGTAGAGATGTcaatttaatcgttttttttcttcttgtaaatcgatttttgaagcaattgtAATCGATTATCTATTTTGTCGATTTGTCGAGATGTCTCATTTCGTcatttaatcgatttttatccGTAAATGCCAACTGATTCAAAAATAATCGATTTTCATTATCATTTTTccgaaaatcgatcaaaattttaagaaatcgaTTAGTCATTAGGATAATATTtaacaattaaaaatttaaaaaaaaaaacgatcaaatCGATCAATTCTCTTGAAATGACCATCCCTATGGCCGTTTGAGCGCTGTATCGTCCCCAAGCGATCGGGAAGAGAGCGCAATTAGCATTCTTTTTGTCCGAGTCAAAATTTCGTCATATCCTCACCGATGGTTGGCTGGTCCGATCACAGCTGAGTTTGAAACTGAAGCTCTGCACAATGCGAGTGACTTTTTTCGGTTTCGATGGTTGGGCACCGAACCAATTCTGTCGACAGAGCTGATTAGAATATGAATGTGACACAACGACGATGGCGTGAATGGATGGCGTACCTACTCTTCCGGACTCATTCCGAGCGGAATTGCTGGTTGTCCGTTTGGCGGTGGTGTCGAAATCGACTTCCTTTTCGAGGAAGCTGCTGTTTGAGAACGGTTCAGTTAATGGTATAGAAATCGGTGTGATTTGGATACTAGCTGAAACAGAATCATTTTGATTCTGTTATCTGTTAGGCTGCATTTTTAGTCTACTCAATTATCTGATCTCATCACCATTTGATATGCAATATGGTTTCGATCTACTTCGTCGCAAGCGCTAATTCCCGTCGTATAAATCTTTAAATGTTCCGCTACGAAGGATATTGGAACTTGGATATTTTCCAAGTGTTATTTTGTGAACCCTGTTATGGTTCGTCCACTTGTACTTCAAAATATGCAATACAACTACTGTATTTTCGCATGGACGAAAACGTACCGAGCGAAATCTGATTAGGGATCGACTTTACGATACAAGTTCCTTACCACCTCCTGTGTGACTTATTTTTCCGGGCATTTATTcacactatggaaaaccttcgtaacTAATTAACCAAAGAATTCATTCTATTCACACGCCGTAGAacgaaatttgaagaaatttcctcaacgaccgcGAATTATTGAGcatgtaaacaaagtttttcatcgtccagactaataaaaaaaacttgtgcgcatcaatcAATGTGTGCGTGTTGTTCGGAGTAGagaacggttcctttgattgtggtttgaaagtttttttttgtttcgctgcactgtgagcggTTGTCATGATTTGTTCGACCAAAAGGAATTGTCCTTAAAGGGAACCGgttcctattcttggcacttttgattaatTTCGGCAGTAGGGTTTTTCGGAAGCTACTGAGTTGTTcatggccacaatatgcgtcgtattgaagtcatatttattgcaaaatttcaagaaattcagCCGAGAAAAAGCTCCCATGCCAATGAATTATGGAAGTGTCCAAGTAGCTCTGCGCCGTATGTTTGGGCAATATTTTGATGGCACCAATGAATTATTGAGAATGTACACGCGAAttattgagaatgtaaacaaagtttttcatcGTCCggactaataaaaaaaacttgtgcgcatcaatcAATGTGTGCGTGTTGTTCGAAGTAGAAAACGGTTGCTTTGATTGgggtttgaaagtttttttttgtttcgctgcactgtgagcggTTGTCATGATTTGTTCGACCAAAAGGAATTGTCCTTAAAGGGAACCGgttcctattcttggcacttttgattaatTTCGGCAGTCGGGTTTTTCGGAAGCTACTGAGCTGTTCAtggtcacaatatgcgtcgtattgaaggcctttttcttgcaaaatttcaagaaattcagCCGAGAAAAAAATCCCATGCCAATGAATTATGGAAGTGTCCAAGTAGCTCTGCGCCGTATGTTTGGGCAATATTTTGATGGCACCAATGAATTTTAAGGGTAAGCCAAATATGGAATgaagggagatgcccgtagaacTAAATATTAAGGTAAAACATTTCTATTATGACGTTGAAGTTTCgaattttgaccactcactgtATCACAGTGAATCTTTAGATGTGAgacgaatcaaaactgattGTGACCGAAATAGAAATGGAAATGACGGATACAGACAACGAAAAGTAATAAGGTCTGACACTGCTATGactttctagcttctgagagaagctctttttggcttctgagagaagctctttctagcttctgagagaagctcttttTGGCTTCTTAGAGAAGttctttctagcttctgagaaaagctctttttggcttctgagagaagctctttctagcttctgagagaagttctttctggcttctgagagaagctctttctagcttctgagagaagctctttttaacttctgagagaagccatttctggcttctgagagaagctcattctagcttctgagagaagctctctCTCTAGCTGCTGAGAGAAGCTCActctagcttctgagagaagctctttttaacttctgagaaaagcttttctTAGCTCCGAGAGAAGCTCTTTTTAGtatctgagagaagctctttctggcttctgagagaagctcttgcTAGCTGCTGAGAGGGGCTCTTCCTAGCTTCTCAGCGAAGCTCTATCTAGCTTCTGATGCAAtctctttcaagcttctgagagaagctctttctagcttctgagagaagctctttttggattctgagagaggctctttctagcttctgagagaagctttttttggcttctgagagaagctctttctagcttctgagagaagttctTTTTGGCTTCTGATAGAAGCTCTTTTtggcttctgagagaagttctttctagcttctgagagaaattttttctagcttctaagagaagctcactctagcttctgaaagaagttctctcaagcttctgaaagaagctatTTATAGCTTCTGAGGGAAGCGCTCTagctcctgagagaagcttttcctagcttctgagagaagctcttcctTGCTTCCGAGAGAAGCTCTTTCTAGCTGCTGAGAGGGGCTCTTCCTAGCTTCTCAGAGAAGCTCTATCTAGCTTCTGATGGAACCTCTTTCTAGCTTCGGAGAAAAGctctttctagcttctgagagaagctctctCTAGCTTCTGAGAAGAGCTATTtttagcttctgagagaagctatttatagcttctgggaaaagcaatttctagcttctgagagaagctatttctagcttctgagagaagctcttcctagcttctgagagaagctcttccttgcttctgagagaagctcttccttgcttctgagagaagctcttcctTGCTTCCGAGAGAAGCTCTTTCTAGCTGCTGAGAGGGGCTCTtcctagcttctgagagaagctctctctagcttctgaaagaagctctttctactgagagaagctcttccttgcttctgagagaagctcttccttgcttctgagagaagctctttctagcttctgagagaagctctttctagcttctgagaaATGCTATTtttagcttctgagagaagctatttatagcttctgggagaagcaaTTTCTGGCTTCTGAGAGAAGATAtttctagcttctgagagaagctcttcctaacttctgagagaagctctttctagcttctgagagaagctctttcTAGCTGCTGAGAGGGGCTCTTCCTAGCTTCTCAGAAAAGCTCTATCTAGCTTCTGATGGAACCTCTTTCTagcttcggagagaagctctttctagcttctgagagaagctctctCTAGCTTCTGAGAAGAGCTATTtttagcttctgagagaagctatttatagcttctgggagaagcaatttctagcttctgagagaagctatttctagcttctgagagaagctcttcctagcttctgagagaagctctttctagcttctgagGGAAGCTCTTccttgcttctgagagaagctcttttTGGCTTCTGAGAGAGGctctttctagcttctgagagaagctctttcTAGCTGCTGAGAGGGGCTCTTCCTAGCTTCTCAGAGAAGCTCTATCTAGCTTCTGATGGAACCTCTTTCTagcttcggagagaagctctttctagcttctgagagaagctctctctagcttctgagagaagttctttctagcttctgagagaaattttttctagcttctaagagaagctcactctagcttctgaaagaagttctctctagcttctgaaagaagctatTTATAGCTTCTGAGGGAAGCGCTCTagctcctgagagaagcttttcctagcTTCTGACAGAAGCTTTTcttagcttctgagaaaagctctttctggcttctgagagaagctatttctagcttctgagagaagctcttcctTGTTTCCGAGAGAAGCTCTTTCTAGCTGCTGAGAGGGGCTCTTCCTAACTTCTCAGAGAAGCTCTCTctagcttctgaaagaagctctttctagcttctgagagaagctcttccttgcttctgagagaagctcttccttgcttctgagagaagctctttttagcttctgagagaagctctttctagcttctgagaaATGCTATTtttagcttctgagagaagctatttatagcttctgggagaagcaatttctagcttctgagagaagctctttcTAGCTGCTGAGAGGGGCTCTTCCTAGCTTCTCAGAGAAGCTCTATCTAGCTTCTGATGGAACCTCTTTCTagcttcggagagaagctctttctagcttctgagagaagctctctctagcttctgagaaaagctatttttagcttctgagagaagctatttatagcttctgggagaagcaatttctagcttctgagagaagctattTCTAGCTactgagagaagctcttcctagcttctgagagaagctctttctagcttctgagagaagctctttcTAGCTGCTGAGAGGGGCTCTTCCTAGCTTCTCAGAAAAGCTCTATCTAGCTTCTGATGGAACCTCTTTCTagcttcggagagaagctctttctagcttctgagagaagctctctCTAGCTTCTGAGAAGAGCTATTtttagcttctgagagaagctatttatagcttctgggagaagcaatttctagcttctgagagaagctatttctagcttctgagagaagctcttcctagcttctgagagaagctctttctagcttctgagGGAAGCTCTTccttgcttctgagagaagctcttttTGGCTTCTGAGAGAGGctctttctagcttctgagagaagctctttcTAGCTGCTGAGAGGGGCTCTTCCTAGCTTCTCAGAGAAGCTCTATCTAGCTTCTGATGGAACCTCTTTCTagcttcggagagaagctctttctagcttctgagagaagctctctctagcttctgagagaagttctttctagcttctgagagaaattttttctagcttctaagagaagctcactctagcttctgaaagaagttctctctagcttctgaaagaagctatTTATAGCTTCTGAGGGAAGCGCTCTagctcctgagagaagcttttcctagcTTCTGACAGAAGCTTTTcttagcttctgagaaaagctctttctggcttctgagagaagctatttctagcttctgagagaagctcttcctTGTTTCCGAGAGAAGCTCTTTCTAGCTGCTGAGAGGGGCTCTTCCTAACTTCTCAGAGAAGCTCTCTctagcttctgaaagaagctctttctagcttctgagagaagctcttccttgcttctgagagaagctcttccttgcttctgagagaagctctttttagcttctgagagaagctctttctagcttctgagaaATGCTATTtttagcttctgagagaagctatttatagcttctgggagaagcaatttctagcttctgagagaagctctttcTAGCTGCTGAGAGGGGCTCTTCCTAGCTTCTCAGAGAAGCTCTATCTAGCTTCTGATGG is a genomic window containing:
- the LOC5570400 gene encoding RYamide receptor, with the translated sequence MNFTAEFFPENGTQPSEVNATTFDCDSSSYIPQGIASLRFQILIYLAYSAIFLTSIVGNVAVFLVVHLLPRMNTVTNLFIANLALGDMLMTIFCIPFSFVSIFVLQYWPFGAIICRIVNYSQAISVLVSAYTMIAISADRYLAIMWPLKPRVTKRLARILIFLVWTGALATAAPIPVFSTLIQPTEFYDHCDLSICTEVWPDDHSDHGYSLTLMTLQFLAPLIVLITTYVQIACKVWAKTPPGESVKQRDQRILQSKRKMIKMMITVVAVFTICWLPFNIFMLVPLDPDWRPLPYLWFLFHWLAMSHSCYNPIIYCYMNEKFRQGFQRLVEMIGRRCCCWMGATRRKSDASTNTEMLQLFPSTTLMTTVASGVGSAAGSREWCRKGL